One Triticum dicoccoides isolate Atlit2015 ecotype Zavitan chromosome 3B, WEW_v2.0, whole genome shotgun sequence genomic window, AAAGAATCAGGGCATGCATTGAAGTTTTACTATCCTTGACTTGCTACGCTGCAGCTCTTAGGATTGCCTTTGGGTGCTAATTGTATAGTAATTAATAAATAGAGTGCATTAGTTAGCTATACTCATTTGATCATTTCCACGGACATGATCATTATCTTTTAGTACGATTGTCAGTTCCATATCCCAAAGATGTATAATTGTAAATTAAGGTTCAAGGAGATCTAAACTTGGGCATATCAATGTAAAAACACAATTTTCTACTTGAATGCTTCTTGATTTTTTACATGTTGGTGTATCTAACAAAGTAAATTTGGTTATGATCCTCAAATGGCCTGGCATTTAGTTTCGAGGAATGACAAAGCCTGAAATTGGCAACAGTTCTGAGGAAGAAGGGTTATAGTCTTTGCAATTTAATCTTGGCTTTACACTTCTGTGATTTTTGAGGTAATGTATCTCGATGTACTTTTGGATGTATCAGAACTGGGATTAAAGCATGTAAGAGTGTTGATGGATGCGACTCGGAGCAGGCCTCGGCTTGCACCTAATGTGTGGGCATATGCAACTGAAGTTGATGAAGCAAAGCTGATGCAAGGTTGGTGATTTAATTTTGATTCAACCCAATATGATCTACTATGCGTGTTGTACTTCTCTGCGATTACCTTCCAAATTATTTGTTTCTTGAGGTTAACCGTTTGCATGCTTTGCTGCCCACTTCAATTAGTTGTAGGTTGATATATCAAGGTTAGGTTGTTAAACAAATGGTTTTGTTCTTGGATGGTCCGCCAGAAGTCGGATCCTAAACAACGAGAAACTGAAGGGGCTTCTGATTAGTTTGCTAAATGAATCGAATGTTGATTTATCACTCAACATGTGAATTGAGATTGAAAAGATTGGTCAACCTGACCATGAGAATTTCTTTGCTATGGCCGCTTGATTGGGGAAGAAAAGAAATTGTTAGTGATTGGTGTTGAATTGCTGGATTTGATTGTTTGCTCCTGTTTCTCTACAGATTATTTTTAGCGGACCGGATGTATTATTCTGGAACAATTTGAGAATAAGGGTCAAGCTTTGCATTTCTCTGTTGTAGGACTCTAAAAGGACATCCTTAAGACTTAGAATTTCCTTGCTAATGAGCAGTGACTAACCCCATACTGTAATAATGCCATTATGTACCCCGTCTGCTGCAGTATGTATCTCCTCATACTAATACCAATCCATGGTGCCTTATGCACCCCATTtatttgatgaaatgaacaatatatttattgttgatgtagatcagatGATTCTGAAGCAGCGGCAGGTGCAGAGGCTCATTCGAGGAGCGCCAGTAGGCGACCGATGCGTTGCTCTCCCGTCGTTCTTTCTTCGTCAGGAAAGGCGCAGCCTGCTACTCAAGCCCCTCTCCTTCGCTCCTTGCAGAGGTACGTCCACCTTCTCCTTCCCCGTTTATCTTGCCCCGTTGTGCTCTTGCCATAGCGACTCCTAACCGAGGCTTTCGCCGCTCCTCAACTCTCAGCAGGAGAGGCATGGGCGCCACCACACTCGGGAGACGAGGACGAGGTGGCCGCCGCTGCACCCCCACGCCGTGGACGCGAAGAGCATCCTCTCTGCCCTCGATAACCACTTCGGCGGCAGCAGCAATGGCCTCTTCGTGGCAGGGCAGACCGCAGGGTCGTCTTCCTCTCCGGCCTCTTCCACACCATCAGATTCAGGCCCTCTCCCTCTGCATCTCTGTAAAAATATGGTAATATTTCTAAAGAATATAACCCCATCGTACTCTGTTAATCTGAAGACAAGTTACCCAGTTCTCTCTTACTACTATATTTGCATCGTCTGAGCGAGAAAGTTGGTGGCCAGCATAAGTTACTGCAATTGATCCTTTATTACCGGCTTTCTCTTTCTTTACATGTGGCCTTCTTTAGTAGTCTATTCACTAACTGTTCCTGTTTATAAGCTGGCAGCAGAACAATTTATCATGCTTAGCTTGCAAGGTGGTGATTGCAACCATGTGCATGACTCCTTATGACTCTCAGCAGCAAGACGATCTCCGGCAACCTAGAGGTTGATAAATTTAGTTAAGGAACATATAGACATTTGATTACTTCCTCTGTTATCAAAGGGGACAGGGATGCATAGGTGATTGTCGTGTTGAAGATGCATAGTGGATAGACAGGTGTAAGTAGTCTCTAGCTTGATTATTATTTTCTTGGTTATTGCAGTGTCAGGGTGTTCAAAATTTTCTTCTTCTAGGAATGATTGAGTTCACTCTTCTTCCTGAGCCGTTGGCTGTTGGCCGTGTGGAAGGTACCTTCCTTTTCCTTGTTTGCATCTATGATTTTATAGCATTCAGACCATGGTTCCCTTTCTATTACTTTGGTTGATAGTATTATATTTAGTGCTAAAGCTGCAGCCTGCTCCCTGCATACAACCTGTGGGAAACAAAACTGGAACTACTGTGGATTTTTTCCGATTGTTTGCTGCCTAGACTCCTATACGTAGAGGGTGTGCTGCAAATTTTCAATTCTATAACGTTCAGACCATGGTCCCCTTTCTGTTACTTTGTTAGTGCATTCAGACTATGGTATGTGTTCCATAAACCGTACAAAAAAAGGATAGCCTGCCTGAAACTGCGTTCTTTTAATCGTTCATTACAATCATTGTTCGTCTGGAAGGATTCATTAACTTCCTTTTTAATGGTGTTCTGTAGCATGTCAGCTACCGGGGGAATGAGAATCTGTAGCATGCCACTACTATGCTTACCACCAACAAAGCCAAGGTCTCATCTTTGAAAGATTAAGGTTACTTTGCAGGGAGATGAGACCCATACCGAGACATGACAGATGGATGGATACAGAGCTAGCTAGGCGCACAACACTATAATAAACTTTGCACTGAAACTTTGGTAATCAACAATACATAGAAACATGTTGGCCCCTCTTCATTGGTGCCCTTAGTAAATTCAAATTTGGTAGTGGCACTGCATGCCTAAAACTCTCCTGTAGGTTGGTTCATTGATTTAGATTGATACAATTGTCCAAGAAGCCAATTAATTGATTTCGAATCTATTGTGGTGCATTATCTAAGCTTGAATTGTTAGTGTCGTTTAAAAATATCTCTTGCTTTTAAAGTAGTATTAGTAAAATGGCTAAAGCGCGCATGAGAGTCTAAAtcagtttaaatcataacagtctcTTGTTTTCTTCAAAGAATTTTCTGGTTGCATAAATAAGTCGTGAGGAAGATTTGGATGCAAGCACCCATCTTTCATGAGAGAGACCTATGTTGTACATTTGAATTCTTCTATGTTTATACTCTGCCAAGTTATCTCAAGCATATGATTTTACTTTGGTACATGTTGATTATATAactggatgcatatgcataaatcaaGGATAAGCAGCAGAAGGACAAGTTGTATTTCTCGAGATGTTCTCTTCTTTATTTTACATGTTAAAGCATGGACCTTCTTGCTCAGGTTTCAGATTTCTCAACCATACTTCCATGCAAATATTAATTCTTGACTCGTTATTCAGTAACCTCGCACATGTCCATTTTCTATCTATATCGTCAGTATTAAACTTCATACATAACTCCTTATATTCTTAGGTTTAGAACATTGCAAATCAGGGTAGGCGGTGCATTTGGAAGGTTCATATTCTATTCAAAAGCATTTCATCGATAGTCAAATGCTTCACAGTAGAATATGCTACCTCATTTTTTAGGTGTCCTAAGGT contains:
- the LOC119277204 gene encoding uncharacterized protein LOC119277204 isoform X1 codes for the protein MLSLPLSSCNNNINNNVWLFGSTCCVQQKLTSNTAILRWFNEEQEEIVVELGLKHVRVLMDATRSRPRLAPNVWAYATEVDEAKLMQDDSEAAAGAEAHSRSASRRPMRCSPVVLSSSGKAQPATQAPLLRSLQSRRGMGATTLGRRGRGGRRCTPTPWTRRASSLPSITTSAAAAMASSWQGRPQGRLPLRPLPHHQIQALSLCISVKICWQQNNLSCLACKVVIATMCMTPYDSQQQDDLRQPRVSGCSKFSSSRND
- the LOC119277204 gene encoding uncharacterized protein LOC119277204 isoform X2; protein product: MLSLPLSSCNNNINNNVWLFGSTCCVQQKLTSNTAILRWFNEEQEEIVVELGLKHVRVLMDATRSRPRLAPNVWAYATEVDEAKLMQDDSEAAAGAEAHSRSASRRPMRCSPVVLSSSGKAQPATQAPLLRSLQRRGMGATTLGRRGRGGRRCTPTPWTRRASSLPSITTSAAAAMASSWQGRPQGRLPLRPLPHHQIQALSLCISVKICWQQNNLSCLACKVVIATMCMTPYDSQQQDDLRQPRVSGCSKFSSSRND